One part of the Micrococcus sp. 2A genome encodes these proteins:
- a CDS encoding ribbon-helix-helix protein, CopG family: MTRQSPHPSGRVVSVRLPEHIIQRLDALSERTGRSRGVYLRMAVAALLPLLEDHHWHQQTAAYESRIFEEEFRRLTSQLIEEHPAPNTRETPP; the protein is encoded by the coding sequence ATGACCCGGCAGTCCCCACACCCCTCCGGGCGCGTCGTCTCTGTCCGTCTGCCCGAGCACATCATCCAGCGGTTGGATGCCCTGTCTGAACGCACCGGACGGTCCCGAGGTGTCTACCTGCGCATGGCCGTCGCCGCGCTGCTCCCCCTGCTGGAAGACCACCACTGGCACCAGCAGACAGCCGCCTACGAGAGTCGCATCTTCGAGGAAGAGTTCCGGCGTCTGACCTCCCAGCTGATCGAGGAACACCCCGCCCCAAACACAAGGGAGACCCCACCGTGA
- a CDS encoding FAD/NAD(P)-binding oxidoreductase yields MTTTYDVLIVGGGNAGISLAAKLLKDGAGRIAVADGQQVHRYRPMLNYAAGGQADMAGFERSMHAVVPDGVDWIPDHVAAVDAAARTATTSTGLTVGFRHLVLCPGLTPWWSAIDGLRAAYGAGWAASAHVPEYVEPARRLLAGVAAGDRVVANVPAEPSSCGGTVLKALFLACAAWERAGILGEVDVHLVTPYDRILDRPTIDDALADAVVRYGVHVHAGAEVTAVDHAARTVTLSTGERIDGVDAAYVTPVVHAPEFIAEAGLGDGGPAGLADVDPETLRHRGHPHVWALGDAASVQTRPSGGALRKQVKALAQNIQAADDGGELQRYDGYTVIPVMVSRDELVLDEHVRDGSEDRSIPGVDVTKPRRSTAVFDRFGQPRIYWNRLLKGKV; encoded by the coding sequence ATGACGACGACATACGACGTCCTCATCGTCGGCGGCGGCAACGCGGGCATCTCGCTCGCAGCCAAGCTCCTCAAGGACGGGGCGGGGCGGATCGCCGTCGCCGACGGTCAGCAGGTGCACCGCTACCGCCCCATGCTCAACTACGCCGCGGGCGGGCAGGCGGACATGGCCGGGTTCGAGCGGTCGATGCACGCCGTGGTCCCGGACGGCGTGGACTGGATCCCGGACCACGTGGCCGCCGTGGACGCCGCGGCGCGCACCGCGACCACGTCGACCGGACTCACCGTCGGCTTCCGTCACCTGGTGCTGTGCCCGGGTCTCACCCCGTGGTGGAGCGCGATCGACGGGCTCCGCGCGGCCTACGGGGCCGGCTGGGCCGCGAGCGCGCATGTGCCCGAGTACGTGGAGCCCGCGCGTCGGCTCCTGGCGGGCGTCGCCGCGGGGGACCGCGTGGTGGCGAACGTGCCGGCCGAGCCGTCCTCGTGCGGCGGCACCGTGCTCAAGGCGCTGTTCCTGGCATGCGCGGCGTGGGAGCGGGCGGGGATCCTCGGCGAGGTCGACGTCCATCTGGTGACGCCTTACGACCGCATCCTGGACCGCCCCACCATCGACGACGCCCTCGCCGACGCCGTGGTGCGCTATGGCGTCCACGTGCACGCCGGCGCCGAGGTGACCGCCGTGGACCACGCGGCTCGCACGGTGACGCTGAGCACCGGCGAGCGGATCGACGGGGTGGACGCCGCCTACGTGACCCCCGTGGTGCACGCCCCCGAGTTCATCGCGGAGGCGGGCCTGGGCGACGGCGGCCCCGCCGGGCTCGCGGACGTGGACCCGGAGACCCTGCGTCACCGGGGGCACCCGCACGTGTGGGCCCTCGGCGACGCCGCGTCGGTGCAGACGCGGCCTTCCGGCGGCGCCCTGCGCAAGCAGGTCAAGGCCCTGGCGCAGAACATCCAGGCGGCGGACGACGGCGGCGAGCTGCAGCGCTACGACGGCTACACGGTGATCCCCGTGATGGTCAGCCGCGACGAGCTGGTGCTGGACGAGCACGTCCGGGACGGCTCCGAGGACCGCTCGATCCCCGGCGTGGACGTGACGAAGCCCCGCCGAAGCACGGCCGTGTTCGACCGGTTCGGCCAGCCGCGGATCTACTGGAACCGCCTGCTCAAGGGGAAGGTGTGA
- a CDS encoding WcbI family polysaccharide biosynthesis putative acetyltransferase — protein MANWDEGRLRHYGHFYGLEDLPEGDLLLVWGNCQAESYRRLLGGEPGTAMLGDSGLNTVRVPPAFEIQPDEVEHLERLLTRTRALVTQPIPHDYRGMPIGTEQLIAQLPEDAPVVRIPVVYDTSRFPWQVTLRNWKFAPGAAERPGEDPPVVPYHDLRVLAEAATGQRREVAPEALRAAAAASVQALRTREEAKRTVSMADIVAGERGTGFYTVNHPTNVVLTRVAERTAEQFPFEVTVQPVPETRVLLGGVRAPLHTSVVEALELEAEPTEDWSVGGELIPDEQMRQTHLEWYAQNPLAVEVGMRKYADQLRLLGLAG, from the coding sequence GTGGCGAACTGGGACGAGGGCCGGCTGCGGCACTACGGGCACTTCTACGGGCTCGAGGACCTGCCGGAGGGGGACCTGCTGCTCGTGTGGGGCAACTGCCAGGCGGAGTCGTACCGGCGGCTGCTCGGCGGCGAGCCGGGCACGGCCATGCTCGGTGACTCCGGGCTGAACACGGTGCGCGTCCCGCCGGCCTTCGAGATCCAGCCGGACGAGGTGGAGCACCTCGAGCGCCTGCTGACCCGCACCCGCGCCCTCGTCACGCAGCCCATCCCCCACGACTACCGCGGCATGCCGATCGGCACGGAGCAGCTGATCGCGCAGCTGCCCGAGGATGCCCCGGTGGTCCGGATCCCGGTGGTCTACGACACCTCGCGCTTCCCGTGGCAGGTGACCCTGCGCAACTGGAAGTTCGCCCCCGGCGCCGCTGAGCGGCCAGGCGAGGACCCGCCCGTCGTCCCGTACCACGACCTCCGCGTGCTCGCCGAGGCCGCCACGGGCCAGCGCCGCGAGGTGGCCCCCGAGGCCCTGCGCGCGGCCGCGGCGGCGTCCGTGCAGGCGCTGCGCACCCGTGAGGAGGCCAAGCGCACCGTCAGCATGGCGGACATCGTGGCGGGGGAGCGCGGCACCGGCTTCTACACGGTGAACCACCCCACCAACGTGGTGCTCACGCGCGTCGCCGAGCGCACGGCCGAGCAGTTCCCGTTCGAGGTGACGGTGCAGCCCGTGCCCGAGACGCGCGTGCTGCTCGGCGGCGTCCGCGCGCCGCTGCACACCTCGGTGGTGGAGGCCCTCGAGCTCGAAGCCGAGCCCACGGAGGACTGGAGCGTGGGCGGGGAGCTCATCCCGGACGAGCAGATGCGCCAGACGCATCTCGAGTGGTATGCGCAGAACCCGCTGGCCGTCGAGGTCGGGATGCGCAAGTACGCGGACCAGCTGCGCCTGCTCGGACTGGCGGGCTGA
- a CDS encoding glycosyltransferase: MTAPEVSVVVPYYRAQADLDRLLAALAAQDHPASRLQVVIADDGSPEPPALPAELPFASAVVRHEDRGFRASAARALGVQAAEGSVLAFLDGDMLPEPGYLTAACAAPAASGLAVVVGRRRHLDPRLLEAGGWRPGESVPEWARLEEPAWLARAYADSEDLRRADSTSYRFIISAVLTVAREVYEDAGGFDPSFVGYGGEDWELAHRLWRAGGAFAYEPRAVAWQAGEDFGGREDPAEARRVKNREALVLAPRIAAPTARGLSLGLGGEDRPARAAVTLRVAGDAATVLGADALLQAFPSARLLVRGALGDDAAACLTDERVALEAPAGEPDAAGPSDPRVALRSAPDWGVDVAVPVRPAEPGVRPVPKDASDLLLRLERDGVERVEVTDEADDVLATLTSSRARWREHREGAVPPARTLRVRAADLGWRAVEAEPDLEAWWGGWG, from the coding sequence ATGACCGCGCCCGAGGTCTCCGTGGTGGTGCCCTACTACCGGGCGCAGGCGGACCTGGACCGGCTCCTCGCGGCCCTCGCCGCGCAGGACCACCCGGCCTCCCGGCTGCAGGTGGTGATCGCCGACGACGGCTCGCCCGAGCCGCCCGCGCTCCCCGCGGAGCTGCCCTTCGCCTCCGCCGTGGTGCGCCACGAGGACCGCGGCTTCCGCGCCTCGGCGGCCCGCGCGCTGGGGGTCCAGGCCGCCGAGGGCTCCGTGCTGGCCTTCCTCGACGGCGACATGCTCCCCGAGCCCGGCTACCTCACCGCCGCGTGCGCCGCGCCCGCGGCGAGCGGCCTGGCCGTGGTGGTGGGACGGCGTCGTCATCTGGACCCGCGGCTGCTGGAGGCGGGTGGCTGGCGGCCGGGGGAGTCCGTCCCGGAGTGGGCGCGCCTGGAGGAGCCCGCGTGGCTCGCGCGGGCCTACGCCGACTCCGAGGACCTGCGGCGTGCGGACTCCACGTCCTACCGGTTCATCATCTCGGCGGTGCTCACGGTGGCGCGCGAGGTCTACGAGGACGCGGGCGGCTTCGACCCCTCCTTCGTCGGCTACGGGGGTGAGGACTGGGAGCTCGCGCACCGGCTGTGGCGGGCCGGGGGAGCGTTCGCGTACGAGCCGCGCGCCGTCGCGTGGCAGGCCGGGGAGGACTTCGGCGGCCGCGAGGACCCGGCCGAGGCCAGGCGTGTGAAGAACCGCGAGGCCCTCGTCCTCGCGCCGAGGATCGCCGCGCCCACCGCGCGGGGGCTGAGCCTCGGCCTCGGCGGGGAGGACCGCCCCGCACGGGCGGCCGTGACGCTGAGGGTCGCCGGCGACGCCGCCACCGTGCTGGGCGCGGACGCCCTCCTGCAGGCGTTCCCGAGCGCCCGGCTCCTCGTGCGCGGGGCGCTGGGCGACGACGCCGCGGCCTGCCTGACCGACGAGCGCGTGGCGCTCGAGGCGCCTGCGGGGGAGCCGGACGCGGCGGGGCCGAGTGACCCCCGCGTGGCCCTGAGATCCGCCCCGGACTGGGGCGTCGACGTCGCGGTGCCGGTGCGCCCGGCCGAGCCCGGCGTGCGCCCTGTGCCGAAGGACGCCTCGGACTTGCTGCTGAGGCTGGAGCGGGACGGCGTGGAGCGCGTGGAGGTGACCGACGAGGCGGACGACGTCCTCGCAACGCTGACCTCTTCCCGCGCGCGGTGGCGCGAGCACCGCGAGGGGGCCGTCCCGCCGGCGCGGACGCTGCGGGTCCGCGCGGCGGATCTGGGCTGGCGCGCGGTGGAGGCCGAGCCGGACCTCGAGGCCTGGTGGGGCGGCTGGGGCTGA
- a CDS encoding glycosyltransferase, with translation MTLTVQHVPAGHPYSRAVRPLDASAAPDVEFWPDPPVPGAPEHQWWPPQALDARWLAEHRPDVLHVHFGFEHRTPDELAAAMDAQHAHGGAVVVTVHDLENPHLTDQTLHRRRLAVLLEAADAVFTLTPGAADAVARDYGVRAHVVPHPHIVPLDALAELAPADPAPAPDDAGPAAGEGDEEERAAVAPARLLVHAKDLRAQVDPVGFLPTLAAAVGMLDERGLETHVIVEVQDSVRSEADLERLREGCEHHGFELWQHARLADPELHALLRRVAVSVLPYRTGTHSGWVEMCRDLGVPVAVADVGHIADQARAWVSPDALAAFDRQDADSLADALERLLRGRHRLRPVPVAARARQRRRVAATHVAAYREAWARRHGTLKTVSVLVITGHRDAHLARLLAGLERSARRPEQVVVVFMDQPDGDVPATGLDVTVGHVAGRGGLPLAEARNAAAALATGEVLVFLDVDCIPAADTVGTLTSEVAAHPGSVVMGTPRYLGAGWTATLPSAGTLGDAGGEPGTASPPLTDGALRRLSVPHHGRAHLTAGPSEEWHLVWTLVLAIARSDLERIGGFDAGFSGYGAEDTDIAFRARDAGLRLRFSPAEVFHQHHGVFSPPVNHLEDILVNAKRFRAVHGRWAMEGWLRAFAEAGLIAWDPAGERLELLRRPGPEELAAARREDAAY, from the coding sequence GTGACCCTCACCGTGCAGCACGTGCCCGCCGGGCACCCCTACAGCCGCGCCGTGCGTCCGCTGGACGCCTCCGCGGCCCCGGACGTGGAGTTCTGGCCGGACCCTCCCGTCCCCGGCGCGCCGGAGCACCAGTGGTGGCCGCCCCAGGCGCTCGACGCGCGCTGGCTCGCCGAGCACCGCCCGGACGTGCTGCACGTGCACTTCGGCTTCGAGCACCGCACCCCGGACGAGCTCGCGGCGGCCATGGACGCCCAGCACGCGCACGGCGGGGCCGTGGTGGTCACCGTGCACGACCTCGAGAACCCGCACCTGACGGACCAGACCCTGCACCGGCGGCGCCTCGCCGTGCTCCTGGAGGCCGCCGACGCCGTGTTCACCCTGACCCCCGGCGCGGCCGACGCGGTGGCCCGCGACTACGGGGTGCGGGCCCACGTGGTGCCGCATCCGCACATCGTCCCGCTCGACGCCCTCGCCGAGCTCGCCCCGGCGGACCCCGCCCCCGCCCCGGACGACGCCGGCCCCGCCGCCGGCGAGGGCGACGAGGAGGAGCGCGCCGCCGTCGCCCCCGCCCGCCTCCTGGTGCACGCGAAGGACCTGCGCGCCCAGGTGGACCCCGTGGGGTTCCTGCCCACGCTCGCCGCCGCCGTCGGGATGCTGGACGAGCGCGGCCTGGAGACCCACGTGATCGTGGAGGTGCAGGACTCGGTGCGCAGCGAGGCGGACCTGGAGCGCCTGCGGGAGGGCTGCGAGCACCACGGCTTCGAGCTGTGGCAGCACGCCCGCCTGGCCGATCCCGAGCTGCACGCCCTGCTGCGCCGCGTCGCCGTGTCCGTGCTGCCCTACCGCACGGGCACGCACTCGGGCTGGGTGGAGATGTGCCGGGACCTCGGGGTGCCGGTGGCCGTGGCGGACGTCGGGCACATCGCGGACCAGGCGCGCGCGTGGGTCTCCCCGGACGCGCTCGCCGCGTTCGACCGGCAGGACGCGGACTCCCTCGCCGACGCCCTCGAGCGGCTCCTCCGCGGCCGGCACCGGCTGCGCCCGGTGCCGGTGGCCGCGCGCGCGCGCCAGCGCCGCCGCGTGGCCGCCACCCACGTGGCCGCCTACCGCGAGGCGTGGGCGCGCCGGCACGGCACCCTGAAGACGGTCTCCGTGCTGGTGATCACCGGCCACCGGGACGCTCACCTGGCCCGCCTCCTCGCGGGCCTGGAGCGCTCGGCGCGCCGCCCTGAGCAGGTGGTGGTCGTGTTCATGGACCAGCCCGACGGGGACGTGCCCGCCACGGGCCTGGACGTCACGGTCGGCCACGTGGCCGGCCGGGGCGGACTGCCGCTCGCGGAGGCCCGCAACGCCGCCGCCGCGCTGGCCACGGGCGAGGTGCTCGTGTTCCTCGACGTGGACTGCATCCCCGCCGCGGACACCGTGGGCACGCTCACCTCGGAGGTGGCCGCGCATCCGGGCTCCGTGGTGATGGGCACGCCGCGCTACCTCGGTGCCGGCTGGACCGCCACGCTGCCGTCCGCGGGCACCCTCGGGGACGCGGGCGGCGAGCCCGGCACCGCGTCCCCGCCCCTCACCGACGGCGCCCTGCGCCGCCTCTCCGTGCCCCACCACGGGCGCGCCCACCTGACGGCCGGCCCCTCGGAGGAGTGGCACCTGGTGTGGACGCTCGTGCTGGCGATCGCGCGGTCCGACCTCGAACGGATCGGCGGCTTCGACGCGGGCTTCTCCGGCTACGGCGCCGAGGACACCGACATCGCCTTCCGCGCCCGCGACGCCGGGCTGCGGCTGCGCTTCAGCCCCGCCGAGGTGTTCCACCAGCACCACGGCGTCTTCTCCCCTCCGGTAAACCACCTCGAGGACATCCTGGTGAACGCGAAGCGGTTCCGTGCCGTGCACGGCCGGTGGGCCATGGAGGGGTGGCTGCGCGCCTTCGCGGAGGCCGGCCTGATCGCGTGGGATCCCGCGGGCGAGCGGCTCGAGCTGCTGCGCCGCCCGGGCCCCGAGGAGCTCGCCGCCGCCCGCCGGGAGGACGCCGCGTACTGA
- a CDS encoding glycosyl transferase encodes MTGGGRRRVLYYAHQHGSGHVRHAANLAGTGAFSVTVVTAHPAAGDMLPAGTRLVPLPTDLVDGHVQPARSPLHHTPAGPVIRARFAALLAAAQEAEPDVCVVDVSVEAALFLRLAGYPVIHRRMHGDRTDPAHELVYAEADRLIAHYGVTLEDPAWQAVHGARTTHLGVPDVTGRLGAAAATTGAARPRVGVITGTGGGGVSTAALARAAAAVPHATWDVYGPVAGVEATAARPAADGEAGAGEPADVARAAGLPGNVRLHGWAPDVPVRAAEADVVVVSAGHNASVDAARSGRPVVLAPEPRPFAEQLFFARAAERAAGVPWCAWEDPDADWSGAVERALADPSAADRLAAALLVDPAEYRRRWEDAVEAALA; translated from the coding sequence GTGACCGGCGGGGGCAGGCGGCGCGTCCTCTACTACGCCCACCAGCACGGATCCGGGCACGTCCGGCACGCGGCCAACCTCGCGGGAACAGGGGCGTTCAGCGTCACGGTGGTGACGGCGCATCCCGCCGCGGGGGACATGCTCCCCGCCGGGACCCGTCTCGTCCCGCTGCCCACGGACCTCGTGGACGGGCACGTCCAGCCCGCGCGCTCGCCCCTGCACCACACGCCCGCCGGCCCGGTGATCCGCGCGCGCTTCGCCGCCCTGCTCGCCGCCGCGCAGGAGGCGGAGCCGGACGTGTGCGTCGTGGACGTCTCCGTGGAGGCCGCCCTGTTCCTGCGCCTGGCGGGCTACCCGGTGATCCACCGGCGCATGCACGGCGACCGCACCGACCCCGCCCACGAGCTCGTCTACGCCGAGGCCGACCGGCTGATCGCCCACTACGGGGTCACGCTCGAGGACCCCGCGTGGCAGGCCGTCCACGGTGCGCGCACCACCCACCTGGGCGTCCCGGACGTCACGGGCCGCCTCGGCGCCGCGGCGGCGACGACGGGCGCGGCCCGTCCGCGCGTCGGTGTCATCACCGGCACGGGCGGGGGAGGGGTGAGCACGGCCGCCCTCGCCCGGGCCGCCGCCGCGGTCCCGCACGCGACGTGGGACGTCTACGGGCCCGTCGCCGGAGTCGAGGCCACAGCCGCCCGGCCCGCCGCCGACGGCGAGGCGGGGGCGGGCGAGCCCGCCGACGTCGCGCGCGCGGCCGGCCTGCCGGGGAACGTGCGCCTGCACGGCTGGGCGCCCGACGTCCCCGTGCGGGCGGCCGAGGCCGACGTCGTGGTGGTGTCCGCGGGCCACAACGCGAGCGTGGACGCGGCCCGCTCCGGCCGCCCCGTGGTGCTCGCGCCCGAGCCGCGGCCCTTCGCCGAGCAGCTGTTCTTCGCCCGGGCCGCCGAGCGCGCCGCGGGCGTGCCGTGGTGCGCGTGGGAGGACCCGGACGCGGACTGGTCCGGGGCCGTGGAGCGGGCCCTCGCGGACCCGTCCGCCGCGGACCGCCTGGCCGCCGCCCTCCTCGTGGATCCGGCGGAGTACCGCCGCCGCTGGGAGGACGCGGTGGAGGCGGCGCTGGCCTGA
- a CDS encoding glycosyltransferase: MRIAVLTHMLHPIRSPYAGGLEMHTALTVEHLVRRGHDVRVYGREGTQVPGEFIPVLAKEGAMGDGDEAVAVRERAMEAACDAVLASDADVVLNNSLTPVPLQRMRSAPMLTVLHTPATLNRVLRVLDEPGWTAPKHHRWASVSASNAIAWQHRLPRVDVVPNGIELQKWVSDAAPVPGRAVWAARITGEKGLHIAIDAARGAGMELHFAGPISDQAYYDDVILPRLGEDTVYHGHLDHSTLPDMLATGEVYLSTPLWAEPFGLATVEAMALGVPVAALLSGSMGEIVAPQAGDLAVHHSAETLTDSIRHARRKDRGRVKAWARRFSSDTMVEGYLDLLEQVVEDHEAPRS; this comes from the coding sequence ATGCGCATCGCGGTGCTCACCCACATGCTCCATCCCATCCGTTCGCCGTACGCCGGCGGCCTCGAGATGCACACGGCCCTCACCGTGGAGCACCTCGTCCGCCGCGGCCATGACGTCCGCGTGTACGGCCGGGAGGGCACCCAGGTGCCGGGTGAGTTCATCCCGGTCCTGGCGAAGGAGGGCGCCATGGGCGACGGCGACGAGGCCGTCGCCGTGCGCGAGCGCGCGATGGAGGCGGCCTGTGACGCCGTGCTGGCCTCGGACGCCGACGTCGTGCTCAACAACTCCCTCACCCCGGTGCCGCTGCAGCGCATGCGCTCCGCGCCGATGCTCACCGTGCTCCACACCCCGGCCACGCTGAACCGCGTGCTCCGCGTCCTCGACGAGCCCGGGTGGACCGCCCCGAAGCATCACCGCTGGGCGTCCGTCTCCGCGTCCAACGCGATCGCCTGGCAGCACCGCCTGCCCCGCGTGGACGTGGTGCCCAACGGGATCGAGCTGCAGAAGTGGGTCAGCGACGCCGCGCCCGTGCCGGGCCGCGCCGTGTGGGCCGCGCGCATCACGGGGGAGAAGGGCCTGCACATCGCCATCGACGCCGCCCGCGGCGCCGGCATGGAGCTGCACTTCGCCGGGCCGATCTCCGACCAGGCGTACTACGACGACGTGATCCTGCCCCGCCTGGGCGAGGACACCGTCTACCACGGCCACCTGGACCACTCCACGCTGCCGGACATGCTGGCCACCGGCGAGGTGTACCTCTCCACGCCGCTGTGGGCCGAGCCGTTCGGCCTGGCCACGGTGGAGGCCATGGCGCTCGGGGTCCCCGTGGCGGCACTGCTCTCCGGCTCGATGGGCGAGATCGTGGCCCCGCAGGCCGGCGACCTCGCGGTGCACCACTCCGCCGAGACGCTCACCGACTCCATCCGCCACGCCCGCCGCAAGGACCGCGGCCGCGTGAAGGCCTGGGCCCGCCGCTTCAGCTCGGACACCATGGTGGAGGGCTACCTCGACCTGCTCGAGCAGGTCGTCGAGGACCACGAGGCGCCGCGCTCGTGA
- a CDS encoding VanZ family protein, with the protein MPPVPAHAEPAATEPHRRRRAPLLLALALALLLQLVVLYLPGQAVPSAGFEVPGLDKAIHAAIFAAPAALIAAARLPAGWLVPLAAHAPVSEVLQLTLVPHRSADPWDVAADLTGVALGAAVGRAMRRWAVPGGGRRRGCRATRLEDRARQEYASTVSSSRGHDLGL; encoded by the coding sequence ATGCCGCCCGTCCCCGCCCACGCCGAGCCCGCCGCGACCGAGCCGCACCGCCGCCGTCGGGCTCCGCTGCTCCTCGCGCTGGCGCTCGCCCTCCTCCTCCAGCTCGTGGTCCTCTACCTTCCGGGCCAGGCCGTGCCGAGCGCCGGGTTCGAGGTGCCGGGCCTGGACAAGGCGATCCACGCGGCGATCTTCGCGGCACCAGCCGCCCTGATCGCCGCCGCCCGGCTCCCGGCCGGCTGGCTCGTGCCGCTCGCCGCCCACGCGCCCGTGTCCGAGGTCCTCCAGCTGACCCTCGTGCCGCACCGCAGCGCGGATCCGTGGGACGTGGCGGCGGACCTCACGGGGGTGGCGCTGGGCGCCGCCGTCGGGCGGGCGATGCGCCGGTGGGCCGTGCCGGGAGGCGGGCGCCGGCGCGGATGCCGTGCGACCCGATTGGAGGATCGTGCACGGCAGGAGTATGCTTCTACGGTGTCCTCGAGCAGAGGGCATGACCTGGGGCTATAG
- a CDS encoding LUD domain-containing protein, whose amino-acid sequence MTAPQPIDAKSAILGRIREALQDGPTPDPVERTYRRHSEASRTDVLHQLEDRLLDYKASVHREDLTTVGARIGALLGAGARYVAPAGLDPAWLPADDDAAGRERLVDGAAGEPLTVRTLDGLDAVVTGSTVTCSETGTIFLTGRPGEGRRALSLVPDHHVCVVPVESVVELIPEALERVPPTAVITMISGPSATSDIELVRVEGVHGPRRLDVILLDTGAA is encoded by the coding sequence ATGACCGCCCCCCAGCCCATCGACGCGAAGAGCGCCATCCTCGGCCGCATCCGCGAGGCCCTGCAGGACGGGCCGACGCCGGACCCCGTGGAGCGGACCTACCGGCGCCACTCCGAGGCGAGCCGGACCGACGTCCTCCATCAGCTGGAGGACCGCCTGCTGGACTACAAGGCGAGCGTGCACCGCGAGGACCTCACCACGGTGGGTGCCCGGATCGGCGCCCTGCTCGGCGCGGGAGCGCGCTACGTGGCCCCCGCGGGGCTGGACCCCGCGTGGCTGCCCGCCGACGACGACGCCGCGGGGCGCGAGCGCCTCGTGGACGGCGCCGCCGGCGAGCCGCTCACCGTCCGCACGCTCGACGGGCTCGACGCCGTCGTCACCGGCTCCACGGTGACCTGCTCCGAGACCGGCACGATCTTCCTCACCGGCCGCCCCGGCGAGGGTCGCCGGGCGCTCAGCCTGGTGCCCGACCACCATGTGTGCGTCGTGCCCGTCGAGTCGGTGGTGGAGCTCATCCCGGAGGCGCTCGAGCGCGTCCCGCCGACGGCCGTGATCACGATGATCTCGGGCCCCTCTGCCACCTCGGACATCGAGCTCGTCCGCGTCGAGGGCGTCCACGGCCCGCGACGTCTGGACGTGATCCTCCTGGACACCGGCGCGGCCTGA
- a CDS encoding LutB/LldF family L-lactate oxidation iron-sulfur protein, producing MTRTRLGMPAVRRVHGQGDIVLETPFPASAREELGNAQMRTNIRHATHTIRGKRGRVVDELPDWPELRQAGSALKQRVMAELPELLEQFERNVTERGGVVHWARDAEEANRIITDLVTAKGVDEVIKVKSMATQEIGLEAALAKAGVAATETDLAELIVQLGHDRPSHILVPAIHRNRGEVRDIFLREIPTADPGLTDDPSELANTARAHLREKFLTTSVAISGANFGVAESGTLTVVESEGNGRMCLTLPDTLITVMGIEKIVPTFQDLEVFLQLLPRSSTGERMNPYTSMWTGVTEGDGPQEFHLVLLDNGRSAVLSDPEGRSALHCIRCSACMNVCPVYEQTGGHAYGSVYPGPIGAILSPQLTGVEEGENGSLPYASSLCGACYDVCPVAINIPEILVHLRDEDVMATHARKREESRVPVPSQMDVLMAGAKTVMSSGTLMGLAERGLPAGRLAAGPDRKLGWLPGIAGHWTDERDVPAPPRESFRAWWRRHGHEHGEENR from the coding sequence ATGACCCGCACCCGCCTCGGCATGCCCGCCGTCCGCCGCGTCCACGGCCAGGGGGACATCGTGCTGGAGACGCCCTTCCCCGCCTCCGCGCGCGAGGAGCTGGGCAACGCCCAGATGCGCACCAACATCCGCCACGCCACCCACACGATCCGCGGGAAGCGCGGCCGCGTCGTGGACGAGCTGCCGGACTGGCCGGAGCTGCGTCAGGCGGGCTCCGCCCTCAAGCAGCGGGTCATGGCCGAGCTGCCCGAGCTCCTCGAGCAGTTCGAACGGAACGTGACGGAGCGCGGCGGCGTGGTGCACTGGGCGCGGGACGCGGAGGAGGCGAATCGCATCATCACGGACCTGGTCACGGCGAAGGGCGTGGACGAGGTCATCAAGGTGAAGTCCATGGCCACGCAGGAGATCGGCCTGGAGGCCGCCCTCGCGAAGGCGGGGGTCGCTGCCACGGAGACCGACCTGGCGGAGCTGATCGTCCAGCTGGGGCACGACCGCCCCTCGCACATCCTCGTCCCGGCGATCCACCGCAACCGCGGCGAGGTCCGGGACATCTTCCTCCGGGAGATCCCCACCGCGGATCCCGGCCTCACGGACGATCCGTCCGAGCTGGCGAACACCGCACGCGCCCACCTGCGGGAGAAGTTCCTCACCACCTCGGTGGCGATCTCCGGCGCGAACTTCGGCGTGGCCGAGAGCGGCACGCTCACCGTGGTGGAGTCCGAGGGCAACGGCCGCATGTGCCTGACCCTGCCGGACACCCTCATCACGGTGATGGGCATCGAGAAGATCGTCCCCACGTTCCAGGACCTCGAGGTCTTCCTGCAGCTGCTTCCGCGCTCCTCGACCGGAGAGCGCATGAACCCCTACACCTCGATGTGGACGGGCGTCACCGAGGGTGACGGGCCCCAGGAGTTCCACCTGGTCCTGCTGGACAACGGGCGCTCGGCCGTCCTCTCCGATCCCGAGGGACGCTCCGCCCTGCACTGCATCCGCTGCTCGGCGTGCATGAACGTGTGCCCCGTGTACGAGCAGACCGGCGGCCATGCCTACGGCTCGGTGTACCCGGGCCCGATCGGCGCGATCCTCTCCCCGCAGCTCACCGGCGTCGAGGAGGGCGAGAACGGCTCCCTGCCCTACGCGTCCTCGCTGTGCGGCGCCTGCTATGACGTCTGCCCCGTCGCGATCAACATCCCGGAGATCCTCGTCCACCTGCGCGACGAGGACGTGATGGCCACGCATGCCCGGAAGAGGGAGGAGAGCCGGGTCCCCGTCCCCTCGCAGATGGACGTGCTCATGGCCGGCGCGAAGACGGTCATGTCCTCGGGGACCCTCATGGGCCTGGCCGAGCGTGGCCTGCCCGCCGGCCGCCTGGCCGCCGGGCCGGACCGCAAGCTCGGCTGGCTGCCGGGCATCGCGGGCCACTGGACGGACGAGCGCGACGTCCCCGCGCCACCGCGGGAGTCCTTCCGCGCGTGGTGGCGCAGGCACGGACACGAGCACGGCGAGGAGAACCGATGA